From Falco cherrug isolate bFalChe1 chromosome 4, bFalChe1.pri, whole genome shotgun sequence, one genomic window encodes:
- the TMEM106B gene encoding transmembrane protein 106B isoform X1, translating into MSYSELQMNCGGSVSLVPCTSLASFAIAFLAGAPHPAAQRVTSTGATKPATQDSDGGSEDMGKSLSHLPMHTCKDDGYDGGTVSDNMRNGLVHSESHNEDSRCGDVSQFPYVEFTGRDSVTCPTCQGTGRIPRGQENQLVALIPYSDQRLRPRRTKLYVTASVIVCLLLSGLAVFFLFPRSIDVEYIGVKSVYVTYEQARHIIYLNITNTLNITNNNYYSVEVANITAQVQFSKTVIGKARLNNITNIGPLDMKQIDYMVPTVIQDEMSYMFDFCTLASIKVHNIVVMMQVTVTTSYFGHSEQISQERYQYVDCGGNTTYQLGQSEYLNVLQPPQ; encoded by the exons ATGAGTTACAGTGAATTGCAAATGAATTGCGGTGGCAGCGTGTCCCTCGTTCCCTGCACCTCTCTCGCCTCTTTTGCGATAGCTTTCCTCGCTGGAGCACCTCATCCTGCAGCACAGCGCGTTACTTCCACCGGCGCTACCAAACCGGCGACACAAGACAGCGATGGTGGCTCTGAAG acatGGGAAAATCACTTTCTCACCTGCCTATGCATACATGCAAGGACGATGGCTATGATGGAGGCACAGTGTCTGATAACATGAGGAATGGGTTAGTGCACTCAGAGTCGCACAATGAAGACAGCAGATGTGGAGATGTATCACAGTTTCCTTACGTGGAATTCACAGGAAGAGACAGTGTCACGTGCCCCACTTGTCAGGGAACGGGAAGAATTCCACGAG GGCAGGAAAATCAGCTGGTAGCATTAATTCCATACAGTGATCAGAGACTGAGGCCAAGAAGAAC aaaGCTTTACGTGACTGCTTCTGTAATTGTATGCTTACTACTTTCTGGGCTGGCTGTATTCTTCTTGTTTCCTCGCTCAATCGATGTTGAATACATTGGTGTGAAGTCAGTGTATGTCACTTACGAACAGGCTAGACATATAATATATCTAAATATTACA aacacaTTAAATATAACTAATAACAACTATTATTCTGTAGAAGTGGCAAATATCACAGCCCaagttcagttttcaaaaacagTTATTGGCAAAGCACGACTAAACAACATCACCAACATTGGTCCTTTGGATATGAAACAG attgacTATATGGTGCCCACAGTCATACAAGATGAAATGAGCTACATGTT tGACTTCTGTACTTTAGCATCTATTAAAGTGCATAACATTGTAGTGATGATGCA AGTGACAGTGACAACCTCTTACTTTGGCCACTCTGAGCAAATATCCCAAGAGAGATACCAGTATGTGGACTGTGGAGGAAACACAACCTACCAGCTGGGCCAGtcagaatatttaaatgtaCTTCAGCCTCCACAGTAG
- the TMEM106B gene encoding transmembrane protein 106B isoform X2 — protein sequence MGKSLSHLPMHTCKDDGYDGGTVSDNMRNGLVHSESHNEDSRCGDVSQFPYVEFTGRDSVTCPTCQGTGRIPRGQENQLVALIPYSDQRLRPRRTKLYVTASVIVCLLLSGLAVFFLFPRSIDVEYIGVKSVYVTYEQARHIIYLNITNTLNITNNNYYSVEVANITAQVQFSKTVIGKARLNNITNIGPLDMKQIDYMVPTVIQDEMSYMFDFCTLASIKVHNIVVMMQVTVTTSYFGHSEQISQERYQYVDCGGNTTYQLGQSEYLNVLQPPQ from the exons atGGGAAAATCACTTTCTCACCTGCCTATGCATACATGCAAGGACGATGGCTATGATGGAGGCACAGTGTCTGATAACATGAGGAATGGGTTAGTGCACTCAGAGTCGCACAATGAAGACAGCAGATGTGGAGATGTATCACAGTTTCCTTACGTGGAATTCACAGGAAGAGACAGTGTCACGTGCCCCACTTGTCAGGGAACGGGAAGAATTCCACGAG GGCAGGAAAATCAGCTGGTAGCATTAATTCCATACAGTGATCAGAGACTGAGGCCAAGAAGAAC aaaGCTTTACGTGACTGCTTCTGTAATTGTATGCTTACTACTTTCTGGGCTGGCTGTATTCTTCTTGTTTCCTCGCTCAATCGATGTTGAATACATTGGTGTGAAGTCAGTGTATGTCACTTACGAACAGGCTAGACATATAATATATCTAAATATTACA aacacaTTAAATATAACTAATAACAACTATTATTCTGTAGAAGTGGCAAATATCACAGCCCaagttcagttttcaaaaacagTTATTGGCAAAGCACGACTAAACAACATCACCAACATTGGTCCTTTGGATATGAAACAG attgacTATATGGTGCCCACAGTCATACAAGATGAAATGAGCTACATGTT tGACTTCTGTACTTTAGCATCTATTAAAGTGCATAACATTGTAGTGATGATGCA AGTGACAGTGACAACCTCTTACTTTGGCCACTCTGAGCAAATATCCCAAGAGAGATACCAGTATGTGGACTGTGGAGGAAACACAACCTACCAGCTGGGCCAGtcagaatatttaaatgtaCTTCAGCCTCCACAGTAG